One stretch of Pandoraea oxalativorans DNA includes these proteins:
- a CDS encoding discoidin domain-containing protein translates to MRKRHSLAWTCTGLLLAWMFLMAGTATPQTNAGATPLPIPASGRVKINLGATPWKFLGDTEPDGVSQAGFDDSGWKSVGIPHSMNEDNMFSNTQSGGDVPHGRGWYRKHFKLDKSYVGRKIVVEFEGAHMGAQVYVNGTPVKGSSVRSPNATHVVGFLPFAIDITNMVKADGVTDNVIAVRVAANGDWFEDPDFSGAFRFGQGDTGIFRPVYLYITDPVHIPLNDYPVMQTWGTHVSTVSIDSPAVDGSGTAASANIQIETNVLNESGTAQTAQVATQIVDATGRIVQQAKDDVVLPPNAGPGYHPTLVRQNLTVDHPTLWYPNNVPRGRPYMYRVFHMVSVGGVVVDATESPLGIRTITWDANFPSINGYATHLWGASGRYDYPGLGTAVPEEQQWRDLRLLADAGGNLYRPGHSSSSTEFLNAADALGIFVVQPSGDGENGFNDCYQLSAPTTDCPQNKIDKYALKLELHRDMIVRDRNNPSVLAWEANNGIMDTAFAPLLAAIGRQWDPVNTRAQADRTPKDVNGDILSCSRQGCEVGVKNQFPNKPAWSAEYWGRGEFRANYDYEMDQVASFMNDWRNGVLANTFGIAHWYLADTPGEDSFYWSGTTYDPKLNPTGPYVRSLGDSMADGNRFPRLLYYAYQSAWTPFAIKPVVHLANTWNRKGPVRVNVFSNCPAVRLVVNGVVQGGDVKPNTLSTSTDNSLGTTTGLVGQAHWDDVQWAPGRVQALCVDGFGAQVMANGKPVIDERVTAGTPDHIVLSVVPEVIRPSGQSFQVTANGSDAVFVTAQVVDANGVVVPDATNLITFAVDNTAVANYRGGWNHIVTMDKPQGYHSPGDHELAAEGGLTRIAIRSTFQTGHVTVSATSPGLGSGSASYDVQPAVVVPVQAATSAPQIVVQPASQQVSVGQPAHFDVTVSGAAPMQFQWQRDHQDIPGATGSSLDTAAATGDDNGHVFGVRVRNGVGTITSNDAVLSVIPALAVSIDTPPVAQTVFVGQTATFSVAVKGSPVIEYQWFRNDVAIDGAKSATYTTPVTTADDDGALFKVTVKNPLAQVTSTPVTLKVNAATVPTITTPPANTVAMLNESATFTVVADGSKPLHYQWNGPSGTVGSDAPAFTIDAVTPKDLGRYTVTVSNASGKSVTSDPATLSQAAPGVNLAQGRYAFASSYQDPQGMPAGNVTDGNVSTRWSSDQKDGNNASITVDLGAPMPVNRMILRWENAYASSYRIEVSNDNVQYTKAYESPAGFAGGVDDFTFPTVTARYVRVVGQTRATAYGYSLYEIEVYNVPNCNDGVLFTNERYTVLNPGEAQDKSSTLVWNRKQYATTDPNHQFTQLAAADYCAAQGKRLPTREEALSIAANNSAVCAFPEKWTTWTSTLLATDSRQAYLITSAGEDRQGLVDNAPGWVLCVAGTAQVTPPTVTVQPGDVSVTQGKSAHFSLGINGSAPLTFKWYRVAKAEETSDTLLYTSSTPVYDTPAVKLEDSGTQYYVVVSNAANSVTSQKFKLTVTPPQQDPGNGNNPQVPPPVIVTPPVSQSAAIGKTATFTVSATGNGTLSYQWYRDGAQIAGAGAASYTTPAVKLEDNGAQFTVLVSAGGASKLSDGAALNVVDGVPSNDTNLALGKTVTSTPVENPGFGAAIHVNDGDIATRWSSLFVDNPDADRASITIDLGKSQAVNLVRLKWETAYGKQYLIQVSDTGNDGDWKTVYTQNTGRGGTENLSFQTVAARYVRMQGVKRQTQYGFSLFEFEVYGPKLSFDQQPQPQSVQVGQSAHFTVSVIGASNLSYTWFRNGQQVAVTASPSYDTPATTMDDNGAQYGVVADDGNSNITSTPALLTVTPAPTGGNNGNGNTGNPPQGGNGGSGGDGNNGATPVNLALGKLALASGVENPQGTPASNALDGNVDSRWSSDFNDNAWFAVDLGAPTQISEVQLRWERAYGAAYEIQVSDDGNTWRKVGGQSAGQGGTEQVSFAPVTTRFVRMTGIQRSSPYGYSLYEFEVYGPAGGTVPVTNPATDNSGNSSNGNLAKGKPAFASGAESDGTPARFAVDGNPATRWSSDFNDNAWLAVDLGTSVPVSKVVLNWERAYGAAYEIQVSNDNRNWTRVASQPNGQGGVETVTFATTSARYVRMAGIKRSSQYGYSLFEFEVYGPTDGSTPPPPPLPVISGQPTSVTVQQGQPAHFAVALANPDGMTYQWRRGGTPIPGANASTYDTQPTTAADNGATFTVDVSNSAGNTVTSSAATLTVTPPPVTGNPPDDGTIPNYPIYPNQLGVELRNNTNGAYTDDQIFVAVIAHDPAKDGQFVYVKPDGTTVLMSDADNDGPGHLTKNGQNYANYFFTLAQAKQLKFPKLFGARAYVGLGSPLYIKVNRDVNGQVGFAGPDVRNPTDPNINVYFDWYEFTYGDNGLWLNNTQVDQFGFPLTEDVYGSNRTTHVRSGITESRASIFAAYQKEVPSAFLPANPSQYRIMAPSKGGFDEGQPNGKYFDAYIDSMWEYYRTHSLTLLMWGNARKFVGQTVGDQLVFTEVDQGNGAFVGGKYYVNHPNTQDMLEAKGPLASGNATELAIEAQVAAALNRHIMEDDTQWAAPSSVERPHETPDTATHLQ, encoded by the coding sequence ATGAGAAAACGACACTCATTAGCGTGGACATGCACGGGACTGTTGCTCGCGTGGATGTTCCTGATGGCGGGCACAGCCACGCCTCAGACGAACGCGGGAGCGACGCCGTTACCCATCCCGGCGTCGGGACGCGTAAAGATCAACCTCGGGGCCACGCCCTGGAAATTCCTCGGCGACACGGAACCGGACGGCGTCTCGCAAGCCGGTTTCGACGACTCCGGCTGGAAGAGCGTCGGCATTCCGCACTCGATGAACGAGGACAACATGTTCTCGAACACGCAGAGCGGCGGCGATGTGCCGCATGGCCGCGGCTGGTATCGCAAACACTTCAAGCTCGACAAGTCCTACGTCGGTCGCAAGATCGTCGTGGAATTCGAAGGCGCGCACATGGGGGCGCAGGTCTACGTGAACGGCACACCGGTCAAGGGGAGTAGCGTGCGTAGCCCGAACGCCACACACGTGGTGGGCTTCCTGCCGTTCGCCATCGACATCACCAATATGGTGAAAGCCGACGGCGTGACCGATAACGTGATCGCCGTGCGCGTTGCCGCCAACGGCGACTGGTTCGAAGATCCGGACTTCTCGGGCGCGTTCCGCTTCGGTCAGGGCGACACGGGCATTTTCCGTCCCGTGTACCTGTACATCACTGATCCGGTTCACATCCCGCTGAATGACTATCCCGTCATGCAGACGTGGGGGACGCACGTCTCCACCGTGAGCATCGACAGCCCGGCTGTCGACGGTTCGGGCACGGCCGCCTCGGCGAACATCCAGATCGAGACGAACGTGCTCAACGAGTCGGGCACGGCGCAGACCGCACAGGTCGCCACGCAGATCGTCGACGCGACGGGCCGGATCGTGCAACAGGCGAAGGACGACGTGGTCCTGCCGCCGAATGCCGGTCCGGGCTACCACCCGACGCTCGTGCGGCAGAACCTGACGGTCGATCACCCGACGCTCTGGTACCCGAACAACGTGCCGCGCGGTCGTCCTTACATGTACCGTGTGTTCCACATGGTCAGCGTGGGCGGTGTGGTGGTCGACGCGACCGAAAGCCCGTTGGGTATCCGCACGATCACCTGGGACGCCAACTTCCCGAGCATCAACGGTTACGCCACACACCTCTGGGGCGCATCGGGCCGCTACGACTATCCGGGTCTCGGCACGGCCGTGCCGGAGGAGCAGCAGTGGCGCGATCTGCGCCTGCTCGCCGATGCGGGCGGCAATCTGTATCGCCCGGGGCACTCGTCGTCGAGCACCGAATTCCTCAACGCGGCCGACGCGCTGGGGATTTTCGTCGTGCAACCGAGCGGCGATGGGGAGAACGGCTTTAACGATTGCTATCAGCTCTCCGCACCGACGACGGACTGTCCGCAGAACAAGATCGACAAGTACGCGCTCAAGCTTGAGCTGCATCGCGACATGATCGTGCGCGACCGTAACAACCCGTCCGTGCTGGCGTGGGAGGCGAACAACGGCATCATGGACACGGCGTTCGCGCCGCTGCTCGCCGCGATTGGCCGTCAGTGGGACCCGGTCAATACGCGCGCGCAGGCCGACCGTACGCCGAAGGACGTCAACGGCGACATTCTGAGCTGTTCGCGTCAGGGTTGCGAAGTGGGCGTGAAGAACCAGTTCCCGAACAAGCCGGCATGGTCGGCCGAGTATTGGGGCCGTGGCGAGTTCCGTGCGAACTACGACTACGAAATGGATCAGGTCGCGTCGTTCATGAACGATTGGCGCAATGGCGTGCTGGCCAACACGTTCGGCATCGCGCATTGGTACCTGGCCGATACGCCGGGGGAAGACAGCTTCTACTGGAGCGGCACGACTTACGACCCGAAGCTCAACCCGACGGGCCCGTACGTTCGCTCGCTGGGCGATTCGATGGCCGACGGCAACCGTTTTCCGCGTTTGCTGTACTACGCGTATCAGTCCGCGTGGACACCGTTCGCGATCAAGCCGGTGGTGCACCTCGCCAACACCTGGAACCGCAAGGGACCGGTGCGCGTGAACGTGTTCAGCAACTGCCCGGCCGTGCGCCTCGTGGTCAACGGCGTGGTGCAGGGCGGCGACGTAAAGCCGAACACCCTCTCGACGTCGACCGACAACTCGCTCGGCACGACCACGGGCCTCGTGGGTCAGGCGCATTGGGACGACGTGCAGTGGGCCCCGGGCCGGGTTCAGGCGCTGTGCGTGGACGGTTTCGGCGCGCAAGTCATGGCGAACGGCAAGCCGGTGATCGACGAGCGGGTGACGGCCGGTACCCCCGACCACATCGTGCTGTCGGTGGTGCCGGAAGTCATTCGCCCGAGCGGTCAGTCGTTCCAGGTCACGGCCAACGGTTCCGACGCCGTGTTCGTGACGGCACAGGTCGTCGATGCCAATGGTGTCGTCGTGCCGGACGCCACGAACCTCATCACGTTCGCGGTCGACAACACGGCCGTGGCCAACTATCGCGGCGGCTGGAATCACATCGTCACGATGGACAAGCCGCAGGGCTATCACTCGCCGGGCGACCATGAACTCGCCGCCGAAGGCGGTCTGACCCGTATTGCAATTCGCAGCACCTTCCAGACGGGGCATGTGACGGTCAGCGCGACGTCGCCGGGTCTGGGCAGCGGTTCGGCGTCGTACGATGTGCAGCCGGCGGTGGTCGTGCCGGTGCAGGCCGCGACCTCCGCGCCGCAAATCGTGGTGCAACCGGCCAGCCAGCAGGTCAGCGTGGGGCAGCCCGCTCACTTCGACGTGACGGTCTCGGGCGCCGCGCCGATGCAGTTCCAATGGCAGCGCGATCACCAGGACATCCCGGGCGCGACGGGTAGCAGCCTCGATACGGCGGCGGCCACGGGCGACGACAACGGCCATGTCTTCGGCGTGCGGGTTCGCAACGGCGTAGGCACGATCACGTCCAACGACGCCGTACTGTCGGTGATTCCGGCGCTCGCCGTGAGCATCGATACCCCGCCGGTCGCACAAACCGTGTTCGTCGGTCAGACGGCCACGTTCAGTGTGGCGGTCAAGGGCTCGCCGGTGATTGAGTATCAATGGTTCCGTAACGACGTCGCCATCGACGGCGCGAAGTCCGCGACGTACACCACGCCCGTGACGACGGCCGACGACGATGGCGCGCTGTTCAAGGTCACCGTCAAGAACCCGCTCGCTCAGGTGACGTCGACGCCGGTGACCCTCAAGGTCAACGCGGCGACGGTGCCGACCATCACGACGCCGCCAGCCAACACGGTGGCGATGCTCAACGAGAGTGCCACCTTTACGGTTGTGGCCGACGGCTCCAAGCCGCTGCACTACCAGTGGAATGGTCCGTCGGGCACGGTCGGAAGCGATGCCCCGGCGTTCACGATCGACGCCGTCACGCCGAAGGATCTGGGCAGGTACACGGTGACGGTCTCGAACGCCTCGGGCAAGTCGGTGACGAGCGATCCGGCCACGCTGAGTCAGGCGGCCCCGGGGGTGAACCTGGCGCAGGGCAGGTACGCCTTCGCCAGCAGCTATCAGGACCCGCAGGGCATGCCCGCCGGCAATGTGACCGACGGCAACGTCAGCACGCGCTGGAGTTCGGATCAGAAGGACGGCAACAACGCATCGATCACGGTGGACCTCGGTGCGCCGATGCCGGTCAACCGCATGATCCTGCGTTGGGAGAACGCTTACGCCAGTTCGTATCGCATCGAAGTGTCGAACGACAACGTTCAGTACACGAAGGCCTACGAGTCGCCCGCCGGTTTCGCCGGTGGCGTGGACGACTTCACGTTCCCGACGGTCACCGCGCGCTATGTCCGCGTGGTCGGCCAGACGCGTGCGACCGCGTACGGTTACTCGCTGTACGAGATCGAGGTCTACAACGTCCCCAACTGTAACGACGGCGTGCTCTTCACGAACGAGCGTTACACGGTGCTGAACCCGGGCGAAGCGCAGGACAAGTCGAGCACGCTGGTCTGGAACCGCAAGCAGTATGCGACCACGGACCCGAACCACCAGTTCACCCAACTGGCGGCAGCCGACTACTGCGCAGCGCAGGGCAAGCGTCTGCCGACGCGCGAGGAAGCCCTTTCCATCGCCGCCAACAACAGCGCAGTGTGCGCCTTCCCGGAGAAGTGGACGACGTGGACGTCGACGCTGCTCGCGACCGACTCGCGTCAGGCCTACCTGATCACGTCGGCGGGCGAAGACCGTCAGGGTCTGGTCGATAACGCCCCGGGCTGGGTGCTGTGTGTGGCCGGTACGGCGCAAGTTACGCCGCCCACGGTAACGGTGCAGCCGGGCGACGTAAGCGTCACGCAGGGCAAGTCGGCGCACTTCAGCCTCGGCATCAACGGCTCGGCGCCGCTCACGTTCAAGTGGTATCGCGTGGCGAAGGCGGAAGAGACGTCGGATACGTTGCTCTACACGTCGTCGACCCCGGTCTACGACACGCCGGCCGTCAAGCTCGAAGACAGCGGCACGCAGTATTACGTGGTGGTCAGTAACGCCGCGAACAGCGTCACGAGCCAGAAGTTCAAGCTCACGGTGACGCCGCCCCAGCAGGATCCGGGCAACGGCAACAACCCGCAGGTGCCGCCGCCGGTGATCGTCACGCCGCCGGTGAGCCAGTCGGCCGCCATCGGCAAGACGGCCACGTTTACGGTCAGCGCGACCGGCAACGGCACGCTGTCGTATCAGTGGTATCGCGACGGTGCGCAGATCGCCGGTGCGGGCGCTGCGAGCTACACCACGCCCGCCGTCAAGCTCGAAGACAACGGTGCGCAGTTCACCGTGCTCGTGAGCGCAGGCGGGGCAAGCAAGCTGAGCGACGGCGCAGCGCTCAATGTCGTGGATGGCGTGCCGTCCAACGACACGAACCTCGCGCTGGGCAAGACGGTGACGTCCACGCCGGTCGAAAACCCGGGCTTCGGCGCGGCAATCCACGTGAACGATGGCGACATCGCCACGCGCTGGTCGTCGTTGTTCGTCGACAACCCGGATGCCGACCGCGCGAGCATCACGATCGACCTGGGCAAGTCGCAGGCCGTCAATCTGGTGCGCCTGAAGTGGGAAACTGCGTATGGCAAGCAGTACCTGATTCAGGTCTCGGATACCGGCAACGATGGTGACTGGAAGACGGTCTACACCCAGAACACGGGCCGTGGCGGTACGGAGAACCTGTCGTTCCAGACGGTCGCCGCACGCTATGTCCGCATGCAGGGTGTCAAGCGTCAGACGCAGTACGGCTTCTCGCTGTTCGAGTTCGAGGTCTACGGCCCGAAGCTGAGTTTCGATCAGCAACCGCAGCCGCAATCCGTGCAGGTGGGCCAGTCGGCGCACTTCACAGTGTCGGTGATCGGCGCGTCGAACCTGTCGTACACATGGTTCCGTAACGGCCAGCAGGTGGCGGTGACGGCTAGCCCCTCGTACGACACGCCCGCCACGACGATGGACGACAATGGCGCGCAGTACGGCGTGGTCGCGGATGACGGCAATTCGAACATCACCAGCACGCCTGCCTTGCTGACGGTGACCCCGGCCCCGACCGGCGGCAACAACGGTAACGGCAACACGGGCAACCCGCCGCAAGGCGGGAATGGTGGCAGCGGTGGTGACGGCAACAACGGCGCCACGCCCGTAAACCTCGCCCTTGGCAAGCTCGCGCTGGCCAGTGGCGTGGAGAATCCGCAGGGCACCCCGGCGTCCAACGCACTCGACGGCAACGTCGATTCGCGCTGGTCCTCGGACTTCAACGACAACGCGTGGTTTGCCGTCGATCTGGGGGCCCCCACCCAGATCTCGGAGGTGCAGTTGCGTTGGGAACGTGCGTACGGGGCTGCGTACGAGATTCAGGTTTCGGACGACGGCAACACGTGGCGCAAGGTCGGCGGCCAGTCCGCCGGTCAGGGCGGCACGGAGCAGGTGTCGTTCGCACCGGTCACCACGCGCTTCGTGCGCATGACCGGCATTCAGCGTTCGTCGCCGTACGGTTACTCGCTGTACGAGTTCGAGGTGTATGGACCCGCAGGCGGTACTGTCCCTGTGACGAACCCGGCCACCGACAACTCCGGTAATAGCAGCAACGGCAACCTCGCGAAGGGCAAGCCCGCCTTTGCGAGCGGCGCCGAAAGCGACGGCACGCCCGCCCGCTTCGCAGTGGACGGCAACCCGGCCACGCGCTGGTCGTCGGACTTCAACGACAACGCGTGGCTCGCCGTCGATCTGGGTACCTCGGTGCCGGTGTCGAAGGTGGTGCTGAACTGGGAGCGTGCTTACGGTGCGGCTTACGAGATTCAGGTGTCGAACGACAACCGGAACTGGACGCGTGTGGCTTCGCAGCCCAACGGCCAGGGCGGCGTCGAAACCGTCACGTTTGCCACGACGTCGGCGCGCTACGTGCGCATGGCGGGCATCAAACGCTCGTCGCAGTACGGTTACTCGCTGTTCGAGTTCGAAGTGTACGGCCCCACGGACGGCAGCACCCCGCCGCCGCCGCCGTTGCCCGTCATCAGTGGTCAGCCGACCAGTGTCACGGTGCAGCAGGGACAACCGGCGCACTTCGCGGTCGCACTCGCCAACCCGGACGGGATGACGTACCAGTGGCGTCGCGGCGGCACCCCGATTCCGGGGGCGAACGCTTCGACGTACGACACGCAACCGACGACGGCCGCCGACAACGGCGCGACGTTTACGGTCGACGTGAGCAATTCGGCCGGTAACACGGTCACGTCGTCGGCGGCCACGCTGACGGTGACGCCGCCGCCGGTCACCGGCAACCCGCCGGACGACGGCACCATCCCGAACTATCCGATCTATCCGAACCAGCTCGGCGTCGAACTGCGTAACAACACGAACGGCGCTTATACGGACGATCAGATTTTCGTGGCGGTGATTGCGCACGACCCGGCAAAGGACGGCCAGTTCGTCTACGTGAAGCCGGACGGCACCACGGTGCTGATGTCGGACGCGGACAACGACGGCCCCGGCCACCTGACGAAGAACGGGCAGAACTACGCCAACTACTTCTTCACGCTGGCGCAGGCAAAGCAGTTGAAGTTCCCGAAGCTCTTCGGCGCCCGCGCCTACGTGGGGCTGGGGTCGCCGCTGTACATCAAGGTCAATCGGGACGTGAACGGTCAGGTCGGCTTCGCCGGTCCGGACGTGCGCAACCCGACCGACCCGAACATCAACGTCTACTTCGACTGGTATGAGTTCACCTACGGCGACAACGGCCTGTGGCTGAACAACACGCAGGTCGATCAGTTCGGCTTCCCGCTCACTGAAGACGTGTACGGTAGCAACCG
- the gspG gene encoding type II secretion system major pseudopilin GspG — protein MKLRLPARRRSSVARFRRAQRGFTLLELLVVVVIIGLLAAYVGPKYFAQLRKSEVTVAKAQIDAFTKSLDAYRLDVGRYPTTAEGLNALMVAPTSAGQAWNGPYLQKAIPLDPWGHAYQYHSPGAKGEYEVISYGRDGQPGGTGDDADIASQ, from the coding sequence ATGAAACTTCGCCTGCCCGCCCGTCGCCGCTCCTCCGTCGCCCGCTTTCGTCGCGCGCAGCGGGGCTTCACGTTGCTCGAACTGCTCGTGGTCGTGGTGATCATCGGTCTGCTCGCCGCTTACGTCGGGCCGAAGTACTTCGCGCAATTGCGCAAATCCGAAGTCACGGTCGCGAAGGCGCAGATCGACGCGTTCACCAAGTCGCTCGACGCGTATCGCCTTGACGTCGGCCGCTACCCCACCACCGCCGAAGGCCTCAATGCGCTGATGGTTGCGCCGACCTCCGCTGGGCAGGCGTGGAACGGTCCGTATCTTCAGAAGGCCATTCCGCTCGACCCGTGGGGGCACGCGTACCAGTACCACTCGCCCGGCGCGAAGGGCGAGTACGAAGTGATCTCGTACGGCCGCGACGGGCAGCCAGGCGGCACGGGCGACGACGCCGACATCGCGTCGCAGTAA
- a CDS encoding type II secretion system F family protein yields MHFDVRTIGPQGTIETLRIEADSPEDARRRAQHDGRFVSEVRTVRVASLLPQRFGLGGGKALGGAKQLSLVLFSQELLALINAGLGVVESLQALHEKEGNPGIRECLHRLLESLSSGKRFSAALAEQPRLFPPLYVGIVQAAEGTSDLPRSLSRYVDYQQRVDSVRNKVVSAAIYPCILMSVGAAVSFFLMMYVVPRFAEVYQGAGRQLPFASQLMLDFGQRVSAHTTFFLAAQGAIVFALVALWRRLQRRGGVVLLLSRIPVLRERVRIYELARVYLTLGMLLEGGITIPRALATVQPMASVNLRAALGVASASVEAGTPLSSAFETAGLTTPISLRMLRVGERTGEMGPMLTQSAAFYDGEIDRWIDRFTRAFEPVLMAAIGLVVGAIVILLYMPIFDLAGDLS; encoded by the coding sequence ATGCACTTCGACGTTCGCACGATCGGCCCGCAGGGCACGATCGAGACGCTCCGCATCGAGGCCGACAGCCCCGAGGACGCGCGTCGCCGTGCGCAGCACGACGGCCGCTTCGTGAGCGAAGTTCGCACCGTACGCGTGGCATCCCTGCTGCCGCAACGCTTCGGCCTGGGCGGCGGCAAAGCCCTCGGTGGCGCGAAGCAACTCTCACTGGTGCTCTTCAGTCAGGAATTGCTCGCGCTCATCAACGCCGGACTCGGCGTCGTAGAGTCGTTGCAGGCCCTGCACGAGAAGGAGGGCAACCCGGGCATTCGCGAATGTCTGCACCGTCTTCTCGAAAGCCTCTCATCGGGCAAACGCTTTTCTGCCGCGCTCGCCGAACAGCCGCGCCTCTTCCCGCCGCTTTACGTCGGCATCGTGCAGGCCGCCGAAGGGACGAGCGACCTGCCCCGCTCTCTCTCGCGTTACGTCGACTATCAGCAACGCGTGGACAGCGTGCGCAACAAGGTTGTGAGCGCCGCCATCTATCCGTGCATTCTCATGTCGGTCGGCGCGGCGGTGAGTTTCTTCCTGATGATGTACGTGGTGCCGCGCTTCGCCGAGGTGTATCAGGGCGCGGGCCGTCAACTGCCCTTCGCCTCGCAACTGATGCTCGACTTCGGGCAACGCGTGAGTGCCCACACCACGTTCTTCCTTGCGGCGCAAGGCGCGATCGTGTTCGCCCTCGTCGCGCTGTGGCGACGCTTGCAGCGCCGGGGCGGTGTCGTGCTGTTGCTCTCGCGCATTCCGGTGTTGCGCGAGCGTGTTCGCATCTACGAACTCGCGCGCGTCTATCTGACGCTCGGCATGCTGCTCGAAGGGGGCATCACGATCCCGCGGGCGCTCGCGACCGTCCAGCCGATGGCCTCGGTCAATCTGCGTGCGGCGCTCGGCGTTGCGTCGGCGAGTGTCGAGGCAGGCACGCCGCTGTCGAGCGCTTTTGAAACCGCCGGGCTGACGACGCCCATCTCCCTGCGCATGCTGCGTGTCGGCGAGCGCACCGGCGAAATGGGACCGATGCTCACACAGTCGGCGGCGTTCTACGACGGTGAAATCGACCGCTGGATCGATCGCTTCACACGCGCGTTCGAGCCTGTGCTCATGGCCGCCATCGGCCTTGTCGTCGGGGCCATCGTGATTTTGCTGTACATGCCGATCTTCGATCTGGCGGGAGACCTCTCATGA
- a CDS encoding GspE/PulE family protein, whose translation MSQHDLCPADTLIDAALLARARERQGNGQANRDLVSALHSLTGGDLRDVVLALGAQLGLPVMDLNTMLVARPAFDVVSLSQSLQRHCALLHGVDDALVGVVSDPFDLDLRIWLGARANTSTPLPFALALHDDLRAYLAKQEETARAIDHVVSGDAGGAGTDRTSTRLSFASVAEGASPAVKLVNSTLYDALKAGASDIHLESTATGLAIKYRVDGVLDHAASARGTDLAEQAISRLKVLAELDIAERRIPQDGSFRVEAAGRDIDLRVSIMPSIHGEDAVIRILDKRAMIEAYGALTLEALGFDPASLVSLRALAREAYGMLLVTGPTGSGKTTTLYAALTEIHDGREKIVTIEDPVEYQLPGILQIPVNEKKGLTFAKGLRSILRHDPDKIMVGEIRDRETAEIAVQSALTGHLVLTTVHANNVFDVFGRFNHMGIDPYAFVSALNGIWAQRLMRVNCPHCREAAPPPGDAELASVGLTRADVTDFRFMRGKGCSHCRGVGYKGRRSIAEILMLNDELRELVVDKRPIRQIKATAHANGTRSLRHAALMLVRAGDSTLEEVRRVTTNA comes from the coding sequence ATGAGCCAGCATGACCTCTGCCCCGCAGACACGCTCATCGATGCCGCGCTGCTCGCCCGCGCACGTGAGCGTCAGGGCAACGGGCAGGCCAATCGCGATCTCGTGAGTGCGCTGCACTCGCTCACGGGCGGCGACTTACGCGACGTCGTTCTCGCCCTTGGCGCGCAACTGGGCTTGCCGGTGATGGATCTGAACACAATGCTCGTCGCGCGGCCCGCATTCGACGTCGTTTCGCTCTCGCAATCGTTGCAGCGCCATTGCGCCCTGCTCCACGGTGTCGACGATGCCCTCGTGGGCGTGGTGAGCGATCCCTTCGATCTCGATCTGCGCATCTGGCTGGGCGCGCGCGCCAACACGTCGACACCGCTGCCGTTCGCGCTGGCGTTGCACGACGACCTACGGGCCTACCTCGCAAAACAGGAAGAGACGGCGCGCGCCATCGATCACGTCGTGTCGGGCGATGCCGGCGGCGCAGGCACCGACCGCACATCGACGCGGCTGTCGTTTGCCAGCGTGGCCGAAGGGGCGAGTCCCGCCGTCAAGCTCGTCAACTCGACGCTGTACGACGCCCTCAAGGCCGGTGCCTCGGACATCCACCTTGAGAGCACCGCGACGGGACTGGCGATCAAATATCGTGTCGACGGTGTGCTCGATCACGCTGCATCGGCACGCGGCACCGATCTGGCCGAACAGGCGATTTCGCGCCTGAAGGTGCTCGCGGAACTCGACATTGCCGAGCGACGCATTCCGCAGGATGGCAGTTTTCGCGTGGAAGCCGCCGGTCGCGACATCGATCTGCGCGTCTCGATCATGCCGAGCATTCATGGCGAAGATGCCGTGATCCGTATTCTCGACAAGCGCGCCATGATCGAAGCCTACGGCGCGCTCACGCTCGAAGCCCTCGGCTTCGACCCGGCCTCGCTCGTCAGCCTGCGTGCGCTGGCCCGCGAAGCGTACGGCATGCTGCTCGTGACCGGCCCGACCGGTTCGGGCAAGACGACCACGCTCTACGCAGCGCTCACCGAAATCCATGACGGCCGCGAGAAGATCGTCACCATCGAAGACCCGGTGGAATACCAACTGCCGGGCATCTTGCAAATTCCGGTGAACGAGAAGAAGGGTCTGACGTTCGCCAAGGGGCTGCGCTCGATTTTGCGTCACGACCCCGACAAGATCATGGTCGGGGAAATCCGCGACCGGGAGACAGCCGAGATCGCCGTGCAATCGGCGCTGACCGGCCACCTCGTGCTCACGACCGTCCACGCGAACAATGTGTTCGACGTCTTCGGGCGCTTCAACCACATGGGGATCGACCCTTACGCGTTCGTCTCGGCGCTCAATGGCATCTGGGCGCAACGGCTCATGCGCGTGAATTGCCCGCACTGCCGGGAAGCGGCTCCCCCGCCGGGCGACGCCGAACTCGCCAGCGTCGGTCTGACGCGCGCCGATGTCACCGACTTCCGCTTCATGCGCGGCAAGGGGTGTTCGCATTGCCGGGGGGTGGGCTACAAGGGACGCCGTTCGATTGCCGAGATTCTGATGCTCAACGACGAGCTTCGCGAACTGGTGGTAGACAAGCGTCCGATTCGCCAGATCAAGGCCACCGCGCACGCAAACGGCACGCGAAGCCTGCGCCATGCCGCGCTGATGCTTGTGCGCGCGGGCGACAGCACCCTTGAGGAAGTCCGACGGGTGACGACGAATGCGTGA